One Pseudomonas lalucatii genomic window carries:
- a CDS encoding acetaldehyde dehydrogenase (acetylating): MSKKLKAAIIGPGNIGTDLVMKMLRSEWIEPVWMVGIDPASDGLKRAREFGMKTTAEGVDGLLPHVLDDDIRIAFDATSAYVHAENSRKLNELGVLMVDLTPAAIGPYCVPPVNLKQHVGQLEMNVNMVTCGGQATIPMVAAVSRVQPVAYAEIVATVSSRSVGPGTRKNIDEFTRTTAGAIEQVGGAKEGKAIIVINPAEPPLMMRDTIHCLTEGEPDRDAITASVQAMIAEVQKYVPGYRLKNGPVFDGNRVSIFMEVEGLGDYLPKYAGNLDIMTAAALRTGEMFAEEIAAGTIQLPRRDLALA, from the coding sequence ATGAGCAAGAAACTCAAGGCGGCCATTATCGGCCCCGGCAATATCGGTACCGATCTGGTGATGAAGATGCTGCGCTCGGAGTGGATCGAGCCGGTGTGGATGGTCGGCATCGATCCTGCCTCCGACGGCCTTAAGCGCGCCCGCGAATTCGGCATGAAAACCACAGCCGAAGGCGTCGACGGCCTGCTGCCCCACGTGCTGGACGACGACATCCGCATCGCCTTCGACGCCACCTCGGCCTATGTGCATGCCGAAAACAGCCGCAAGCTCAACGAGCTGGGCGTGTTGATGGTCGACCTGACCCCGGCGGCTATCGGCCCCTACTGCGTGCCACCGGTCAATCTCAAGCAGCACGTTGGTCAGTTGGAGATGAACGTCAACATGGTCACCTGCGGCGGCCAGGCCACCATACCCATGGTGGCCGCGGTATCCCGCGTGCAGCCGGTGGCCTACGCCGAGATCGTCGCCACCGTCTCCTCGCGCTCGGTTGGCCCGGGTACCCGCAAGAACATCGACGAGTTCACCCGCACCACCGCCGGAGCCATCGAGCAGGTTGGCGGGGCCAAGGAGGGCAAGGCGATCATCGTCATCAACCCGGCGGAGCCGCCGCTGATGATGCGCGACACCATTCACTGCCTGACCGAGGGCGAGCCGGACCGTGACGCGATTACTGCCTCGGTCCAGGCGATGATCGCCGAGGTGCAGAAGTACGTGCCCGGCTACCGTCTGAAGAACGGTCCGGTATTCGACGGCAACCGCGTGTCGATCTTCATGGAAGTCGAAGGCCTGGGCGACTACCTGCCCAAGTACGCCGGCAACCTCGACATCATGACTGCCGCCGCGCTGCGCACCGGCGAGATGTTCGCCGAGGAAATCGCCGCCGGCACCATTCAACTGCCCCGTCGCGACCTAGCGCTGGCCTGA
- the dmpE gene encoding 2-oxopent-4-enoate hydratase, with protein sequence MDQILINELGDELYQAMLNREAVAPLTERGFAIGIDDAYHISLRMLERRLAAGEKIIGKKIGVTSKAVQNMLGVHQPDFGYLTDAMVFNSGEAMPISQRLMQPKAEGEIAFILKKDLIGPGVTNADVLAATECVMPCFEIVDSRIRDWKIKIEDTVADNASCGLFVLGDTAVSPRQVDLVTCGMLVEKNGQLLSTGAGAAALGSPVNCVAWLANTLGRFGIPLKAGEVILSGSLVPLEPVKAGDFMRVEIGGIGSASVRFI encoded by the coding sequence ATGGACCAGATATTGATCAACGAGCTCGGCGACGAGCTGTACCAGGCGATGCTCAACCGCGAGGCGGTCGCGCCACTGACCGAACGCGGTTTCGCCATCGGCATCGACGACGCCTACCACATCTCCCTGCGCATGCTCGAACGCCGGCTGGCCGCTGGCGAGAAGATCATCGGCAAGAAGATCGGCGTCACCAGCAAGGCGGTGCAGAACATGCTGGGCGTGCACCAGCCGGACTTCGGTTACTTGACCGACGCCATGGTGTTCAACAGCGGCGAAGCCATGCCGATCAGCCAGCGGCTGATGCAGCCCAAGGCCGAGGGCGAGATAGCCTTCATCCTCAAGAAGGACCTGATCGGCCCCGGGGTGACCAACGCCGACGTGCTGGCCGCCACCGAGTGCGTGATGCCCTGCTTCGAGATAGTCGATTCGCGCATCCGCGACTGGAAAATCAAGATCGAGGACACCGTGGCGGACAACGCCTCCTGCGGCCTGTTCGTGCTCGGTGACACGGCGGTGTCGCCACGCCAGGTCGACCTGGTCACCTGCGGCATGCTGGTGGAGAAGAACGGCCAGCTGCTCAGCACCGGCGCCGGCGCCGCGGCCCTGGGGTCGCCGGTCAACTGCGTGGCCTGGCTGGCCAACACCCTGGGTCGTTTCGGCATCCCGCTGAAGGCCGGCGAAGTGATCCTCTCCGGTTCGCTGGTACCCCTGGAGCCGGTCAAGGCCGGCGATTTCATGCGCGTCGAGATCGGCGGCATCGGCAGCGCCTCGGTGCGCTTCATCTGA
- a CDS encoding alpha/beta fold hydrolase, which yields MTASLKPPPQAPEPSPELGREILAAGWRTNLLEQGSGFPLLLIHGSGPGVTAWANWRLVMPELAKTRRVLAPDMLGFGYSERPADAHYNLDTWVLHALGVLDALGIAQADLVGNSFGGAIALALAVRHPERVRRLVLMGSVGVPFELTPGLDAAWGYTPTLANMRALLDLFACDRGLVNDDLAELRYQASIRPGFQESFAAMFPAPRQRWIEALCSDEQAIRALSQQTLVVHGREDRIIPLETSLTLAHWIPNAQLHIYGHCGHWTQIEHAGRFARLVEDFLAEAPTLS from the coding sequence ATGACTGCATCCCTGAAGCCCCCCCCGCAGGCGCCGGAACCTAGCCCCGAGCTGGGCCGCGAGATCCTCGCCGCCGGCTGGCGCACCAACCTGCTGGAGCAGGGCAGTGGCTTTCCGCTGCTGCTGATCCACGGCTCCGGCCCCGGCGTCACCGCCTGGGCCAACTGGCGCCTGGTCATGCCCGAGCTGGCCAAGACGCGGCGGGTGCTAGCGCCGGACATGCTCGGCTTCGGCTACAGCGAGCGCCCGGCGGATGCGCACTACAACCTCGACACCTGGGTGCTGCATGCCCTCGGTGTGCTGGATGCCCTGGGCATCGCCCAGGCCGATCTGGTCGGCAACTCCTTCGGCGGCGCCATTGCCCTGGCCCTGGCCGTGCGGCACCCAGAGCGGGTACGCCGGCTGGTGCTGATGGGCAGCGTCGGCGTGCCCTTCGAGCTGACTCCGGGCCTGGACGCGGCCTGGGGTTACACGCCGACGCTGGCCAACATGCGTGCGCTGCTCGACCTGTTTGCCTGTGACCGTGGCCTGGTCAACGACGACCTCGCCGAGCTGCGCTACCAGGCGAGCATCCGCCCGGGGTTCCAGGAGTCCTTCGCCGCCATGTTCCCGGCCCCGCGCCAGCGCTGGATCGAGGCGCTGTGTAGCGACGAGCAGGCGATCCGTGCATTGTCCCAGCAGACCCTGGTGGTGCATGGCCGCGAAGACCGGATCATCCCGCTGGAGACTTCGCTGACCCTGGCCCACTGGATTCCCAACGCCCAATTGCACATCTACGGCCACTGCGGCCACTGGACCCAGATCGAACACGCCGGCCGCTTCGCCCGCCTGGTTGAGGATTTCCTCGCCGAGGCGCCCACCCTTTCCTGA
- a CDS encoding 2-hydroxymuconic semialdehyde dehydrogenase, which produces MKEIKHFINGAFVGSASGRTFEDVNPADGQLIGHVHEAGRAEVDAAVKAARAALKGPWGKMNVAERAEILHRVADGITARFDEFLQAECLDTGKPKSLASHIDIPRGAANFKVFADLLKNVANEAFEMATPDGAGALNYAVRRPKGVIGVISPWNLPLLLMTWKVGPALACGNTVVVKPSEETPLTATLLGEVMQAAGVPAGVYNVVHGFGGDSAGAFLTEHPDVDAYTFTGETGTGEVIMRAAAKGVRQVSLELGGKNAGIVFADCDLDKAIEGTLRSAFANCGQVCLGTERVFVERPIFDAFVARLKAGAESLVIGPPDDASSNFGPLVSLKHREKVLSYYQQAVDDGATVVTGGGVPDMPAHLAGGAWVQPTIWTGLADDSPVVTEEIFGPCCHIRPFDTEEEAIELANSLPYGLASAIWTENGSRAHRVAGQIEAGIVWVNSWFLRDLRTAFGGSKQSGIGREGGVHSLEFYTELKNVCVKL; this is translated from the coding sequence ATGAAAGAGATCAAGCATTTCATTAACGGTGCCTTCGTCGGTTCGGCCAGCGGCCGCACCTTCGAGGACGTCAACCCAGCCGACGGCCAGCTGATCGGGCATGTCCACGAGGCCGGGCGTGCCGAGGTCGACGCCGCGGTCAAGGCTGCCCGCGCCGCGCTCAAGGGTCCTTGGGGCAAGATGAACGTGGCCGAGCGCGCGGAGATCCTGCACCGTGTGGCCGATGGCATCACGGCGCGCTTCGACGAATTTCTCCAGGCCGAATGCCTGGACACCGGCAAGCCCAAATCCCTGGCCAGCCACATCGACATTCCGCGCGGTGCGGCCAACTTCAAGGTGTTCGCCGACCTGCTGAAGAATGTCGCCAACGAAGCTTTCGAGATGGCCACTCCGGACGGTGCTGGGGCGCTCAACTACGCGGTGCGCCGTCCCAAGGGGGTGATCGGCGTGATCAGCCCGTGGAATCTGCCTCTGCTGCTGATGACCTGGAAGGTCGGCCCGGCCCTGGCCTGCGGCAATACCGTGGTGGTCAAGCCGTCCGAGGAAACCCCGCTGACCGCCACCCTGCTCGGCGAGGTGATGCAGGCCGCTGGCGTGCCGGCGGGCGTGTACAACGTGGTGCATGGCTTCGGTGGTGACTCGGCCGGCGCCTTCCTCACCGAGCATCCGGATGTCGACGCCTACACCTTCACCGGTGAGACCGGCACGGGTGAGGTGATCATGCGCGCCGCGGCCAAGGGCGTGCGTCAGGTGTCGCTGGAGCTGGGCGGCAAGAACGCGGGCATCGTCTTTGCCGACTGCGATCTGGACAAGGCCATCGAGGGTACCCTGCGCTCGGCCTTCGCCAACTGCGGCCAGGTCTGCCTGGGCACCGAGCGGGTGTTTGTCGAGCGGCCGATCTTCGACGCGTTCGTCGCCCGACTCAAGGCCGGCGCCGAGAGCCTGGTGATCGGCCCGCCGGACGATGCGAGCAGCAACTTCGGTCCGCTGGTGAGCCTCAAGCACCGCGAAAAAGTCCTCAGCTATTACCAGCAGGCAGTCGATGACGGCGCCACTGTCGTCACCGGCGGCGGTGTGCCGGACATGCCGGCGCACCTGGCCGGCGGCGCCTGGGTGCAGCCGACCATCTGGACCGGACTGGCCGACGATTCGCCGGTAGTCACCGAGGAGATCTTCGGGCCCTGCTGCCATATCCGCCCGTTCGACACGGAAGAGGAGGCCATCGAACTGGCCAACAGCCTGCCCTACGGCCTGGCATCGGCGATCTGGACCGAGAACGGCTCGCGCGCCCACCGCGTCGCCGGGCAGATCGAGGCCGGCATCGTCTGGGTCAACAGCTGGTTCCTGCGCGACCTGCGCACCGCCTTCGGCGGCAGCAAGCAGTCGGGCATCGGCCGTGAAGGGGGTGTGCACTCGCTGGAGTTCTACACCGAGCTGAAAAACGTCTGCGTGAAACTCTGA
- a CDS encoding catechol 2,3-dioxygenase, translating to MNKGVLRPGHVQLRVLNLESALAHYRDLLGLIEMDRDEQGRIYLKAWTEVDKFSVVLREAAEPGMDFMGFKVVDEDSLNRLTEDLLNFGCLVENIAAGELKGCGRRVRFQAPSGHFFELYAEKEYTGKWGIEEVNPEAWPRNLKGMRAVRFDHCLMYGDELEATYKLFTEVLGFYLAEQVLDDDGTRIAQFLSLSTKAHDVAFIQHAEKGKFHHASFFLETWEDVLRAADLISMTDTSIDIGPTRHGLTHGKTIYFFDPSGNRNEVFCGGDYNYSDHKPVTWLAKDLGKAIFYHDRALNERFLTVLT from the coding sequence ATGAACAAAGGCGTACTACGCCCCGGTCACGTGCAACTGCGGGTGCTCAACCTGGAGAGTGCATTGGCCCACTACCGCGATCTGCTCGGCCTGATCGAGATGGATCGCGACGAGCAGGGCCGCATCTACCTGAAGGCCTGGACCGAGGTCGACAAGTTCTCGGTGGTGCTGCGCGAGGCCGCCGAGCCGGGTATGGATTTCATGGGTTTCAAGGTGGTCGACGAGGACAGCCTGAATCGCCTCACCGAGGACCTGCTCAACTTTGGCTGTCTAGTCGAGAACATCGCCGCTGGCGAACTCAAAGGCTGTGGTCGGCGGGTGCGCTTCCAGGCACCGTCCGGACATTTCTTCGAGCTCTATGCCGAGAAGGAGTACACCGGCAAGTGGGGCATCGAGGAGGTCAATCCCGAGGCTTGGCCACGTAACCTCAAGGGCATGCGCGCGGTGCGCTTCGACCACTGCCTGATGTACGGCGACGAGCTGGAGGCGACCTACAAACTGTTCACCGAGGTGCTGGGTTTCTACCTGGCCGAGCAGGTGCTCGACGACGACGGCACACGGATCGCTCAGTTTCTCAGCCTGTCGACCAAGGCCCACGACGTGGCCTTCATCCAGCATGCCGAGAAGGGCAAGTTCCACCATGCCTCGTTCTTCCTCGAGACCTGGGAGGATGTGCTGCGTGCCGCCGACCTGATCTCCATGACCGACACCTCGATTGATATCGGGCCGACCCGTCACGGCCTGACCCACGGCAAGACCATCTACTTCTTCGACCCGTCCGGTAACCGGAACGAGGTGTTCTGCGGTGGTGATTACAACTACTCCGATCACAAGCCGGTGACCTGGTTGGCCAAGGACCTGGGCAAGGCCATTTTCTACCACGACCGAGCACTCAACGAACGTTTCCTGACCGTGCTGACCTGA
- a CDS encoding 2Fe-2S iron-sulfur cluster binding domain-containing protein: MNSASYEVQEVFSGQRFHCAEGQSVLQAMEQQGKRCVPVGCRGGGCGLCKVRVLSGSYQRGQMSCKHVPDEAASQGVALACQVFPRSDLNIECLRQTGAGDHNNKNQQEVSS, from the coding sequence ATGAACAGCGCCAGCTACGAGGTGCAAGAAGTGTTCAGCGGCCAGCGCTTCCACTGTGCCGAAGGCCAATCGGTGCTGCAGGCCATGGAGCAGCAAGGCAAGCGCTGTGTGCCGGTGGGGTGCCGTGGCGGCGGTTGCGGTCTGTGCAAGGTGCGCGTGCTCAGCGGTAGCTACCAGCGCGGCCAGATGAGCTGCAAACACGTGCCGGATGAAGCGGCGAGCCAGGGGGTGGCCTTGGCCTGCCAGGTGTTTCCGCGGTCCGACTTGAACATCGAGTGCCTGCGCCAAACTGGCGCCGGCGACCACAACAACAAGAACCAGCAAGAGGTGTCGTCATGA
- a CDS encoding NADH:ubiquinone reductase (Na(+)-transporting) subunit F, translated as MTYNVTIEPTGEVIEVEEGQTILQAALRQGVWLPFACGHGTCATCKVQVLDGDVEVGAASPFALMDIEREEGKVLACCATVQSDVTIEADIDVDPDFLGHPVADFHATVTAIVELSPTIKGVHLRLDRPMAFQSGQYVNLELPGIDGSRAFSLANPPGRADEVELHVRLVEGGAATGYIHQQLKVGERLKLSGPYGQFFVRGSQPGDLIFIAGGSGLSSPQSMILDLLERGDSRQITLFQGARNVAELYNRELFEGLAREHANFTYVPALSQANDEPSWRGFKGFVHDAAKAHFDGRFGGHKAYLCGPPPMIDAAISTLMQGRLFERDIFMERFLTAADGAADSQRSALFKRI; from the coding sequence ATGACTTACAACGTCACCATCGAGCCGACCGGCGAAGTGATCGAAGTGGAGGAGGGCCAGACCATTCTTCAGGCTGCCCTGCGTCAGGGCGTGTGGCTGCCCTTCGCCTGCGGCCATGGCACCTGTGCCACCTGCAAGGTGCAGGTACTGGACGGCGACGTCGAGGTTGGCGCCGCGTCGCCCTTCGCCCTGATGGACATCGAGCGCGAGGAGGGCAAGGTGTTGGCCTGCTGCGCCACCGTGCAAAGCGACGTGACCATCGAGGCCGACATCGATGTCGACCCCGACTTCCTTGGCCATCCGGTGGCGGATTTCCACGCCACCGTCACTGCCATCGTCGAGCTGTCGCCGACCATCAAAGGCGTGCATTTGCGCCTGGATCGGCCCATGGCCTTCCAGTCCGGACAATACGTCAACCTCGAGCTGCCGGGCATCGACGGCAGCCGGGCTTTCTCCCTGGCCAACCCGCCGGGCCGAGCCGACGAAGTTGAACTGCATGTGCGCCTGGTCGAGGGCGGAGCCGCCACCGGCTATATCCATCAGCAGCTCAAGGTCGGCGAGCGGCTGAAGCTGTCCGGCCCCTATGGGCAGTTCTTCGTGCGCGGCTCGCAGCCGGGCGACCTGATTTTCATCGCCGGCGGCTCGGGCTTGTCCAGCCCGCAGTCGATGATCCTCGACTTGCTCGAACGAGGCGACAGCCGCCAGATCACCCTGTTCCAGGGCGCGCGCAACGTCGCCGAACTGTACAACCGCGAACTGTTCGAGGGCCTGGCCCGCGAGCACGCCAATTTCACCTATGTGCCGGCGCTCAGCCAGGCCAACGACGAGCCCAGCTGGCGCGGCTTCAAGGGCTTCGTGCATGACGCCGCCAAGGCTCATTTCGATGGCCGTTTCGGCGGGCACAAGGCCTACCTGTGCGGGCCGCCGCCGATGATCGACGCGGCCATCAGCACCTTGATGCAGGGCCGCCTGTTCGAGCGCGACATTTTCATGGAGCGCTTTCTCACTGCGGCCGACGGCGCCGCGGATAGCCAGCGCTCGGCGCTGTTCAAGCGCATCTGA